One genomic region from Bacteroidales bacterium encodes:
- a CDS encoding sodium ion-translocating decarboxylase subunit beta: MENSTSIASQLQGSFQQFISSTSFSGISWCHFILICLGLALIYLAIVKEREPLLLIPIGFGIIIGNIPLPHGLQIGVDIQGSVLNQLQYGLTHGLYPALIFLGLGAMTDFSSIISNPKLILIGAFAQLGILASFLISSSFGLTHAEASTIGMIGSANGTVAIFLSSKLTPDLLGSIAITTYILMALVIVLQPPIMKFLTTKNERLIKMKPPRQVTQLEKVLFPIFGLLLTAFVVPASLPLLGMLFFGNLLKESAVTKRLAETAKGPMIDIITILIGFTVGISVQSSIFSSNKIIWIILIGTISFIVSTIIGIIFVKVLNLFLKPDNRINPLIGNAGVSAVPDSARASQIVGLEYDKNNHLLMHAMGPSVAGVIASTLVAGVLISYFI, from the coding sequence ATGGAAAATTCGACTAGTATCGCGTCCCAACTACAGGGTAGTTTTCAACAATTCATCAGTTCTACCTCATTTTCGGGCATATCTTGGTGTCATTTCATTTTGATTTGTTTGGGTCTTGCTCTTATCTATTTAGCAATTGTAAAAGAACGCGAGCCACTCCTCCTTATCCCAATCGGATTTGGGATAATCATTGGGAATATTCCACTACCTCATGGGCTTCAAATTGGAGTTGATATACAAGGAAGTGTCCTAAACCAACTTCAATATGGGTTAACTCACGGGCTATACCCAGCCTTAATATTTTTAGGGTTAGGCGCTATGACCGATTTCAGTTCAATAATATCTAACCCTAAATTAATACTGATTGGGGCATTCGCACAATTAGGAATACTTGCTTCGTTTCTTATCTCCTCAAGTTTTGGACTCACCCATGCGGAGGCCAGTACAATCGGAATGATAGGAAGTGCAAATGGTACTGTGGCAATCTTCCTCTCATCAAAACTTACACCAGATTTATTGGGATCAATCGCAATTACCACCTACATCTTAATGGCACTTGTGATTGTACTACAACCTCCAATTATGAAATTTTTGACAACTAAAAATGAGAGGTTAATCAAGATGAAACCTCCACGTCAGGTCACACAATTGGAGAAGGTTCTTTTCCCTATATTTGGATTGCTGTTAACCGCGTTTGTTGTTCCAGCTTCATTACCTTTACTTGGAATGCTTTTCTTCGGAAACCTATTAAAGGAGAGCGCAGTAACAAAACGTCTTGCCGAAACCGCCAAAGGTCCAATGATTGATATAATCACCATTCTTATTGGATTTACGGTTGGTATATCGGTTCAAAGTAGCATTTTTAGTTCAAATAAGATTATTTGGATTATATTGATTGGAACAATATCATTTATCGTTTCAACGATTATTGGCATAATCTTCGTAAAAGTTCTAAACCTATTCCTCAAGCCCGACAATAGAATTAACCCTTTAATCGGAAATGCTGGTGTTTCTGCTGTACCTGATAGCGCAAGGGCATCGCAGATTGTGGGCTTAGAATATGATAAAAACAACCATTTACTAATGCACGCAATGGGACCTAGCGTAGCAGGCGTGATAGCTAGTACTCTCGTAGCGGGTGTCCTAATAAGCTACTTCATCTAA
- the galE gene encoding UDP-glucose 4-epimerase GalE, whose product MKNVLLTGGTGYIGSHTAVELILSGYNVVIVDNFCNSSIDSIEGIRRITGVRPEFIKADCSDFSQMENLFDKYNGFNSIIHFAALKAVGESVEKPLEYYHNNIFSLINLLQLLQRGGGGNIVFSSSCTVYGQPEKLPVTENSPYLPAFSPYGNTKKIAEDILSDTIKAKTNIKGIALRYFNPIGAHPSAEIGELPLGKPDNLVPFITQTAIGLREKLQIFGNDYDSVDGTAIRDYFHVVDLAKAHILALKRLEDNKNKSGFEFFNIGAGKGVTVLEIVKTFEKVSGVKLNYEIVGRRLGDVEKVWADTSLAQAELGWKMQHTLDDALLTAWNWEKRLRERKGK is encoded by the coding sequence ATGAAAAATGTTTTACTTACTGGTGGGACTGGTTACATTGGCTCGCACACTGCTGTTGAGTTGATTCTGTCTGGCTATAATGTTGTAATAGTTGATAATTTTTGCAATTCAAGTATTGATTCAATAGAGGGAATTCGAAGGATTACGGGTGTAAGACCCGAGTTTATTAAAGCTGATTGCTCCGATTTTTCTCAAATGGAAAACCTATTTGATAAATACAATGGCTTTAATTCAATTATTCATTTTGCAGCATTAAAGGCAGTTGGAGAATCCGTTGAAAAACCTTTGGAGTATTATCACAACAATATATTTTCGCTAATTAATCTATTACAGTTATTGCAAAGAGGCGGAGGAGGGAATATCGTTTTTTCTAGTTCTTGCACTGTTTATGGGCAACCAGAAAAACTTCCCGTTACAGAGAATTCACCTTATTTGCCAGCATTTTCGCCTTATGGAAATACTAAAAAAATTGCTGAGGATATTTTAAGTGATACTATTAAGGCAAAAACTAACATTAAAGGAATTGCTCTGAGATACTTTAACCCAATTGGTGCCCACCCATCAGCAGAAATAGGTGAATTACCTCTTGGTAAGCCAGATAATTTAGTTCCTTTTATTACACAAACAGCAATTGGTCTAAGAGAAAAATTGCAGATTTTCGGAAACGACTATGATTCCGTTGACGGAACAGCAATTCGCGATTATTTCCATGTAGTTGATTTAGCGAAAGCACATATTCTTGCACTTAAAAGGCTTGAGGATAATAAGAATAAGAGCGGGTTTGAATTTTTCAATATTGGCGCAGGGAAAGGTGTAACTGTGCTTGAAATAGTAAAAACTTTTGAAAAAGTAAGTGGCGTTAAGCTGAATTATGAGATTGTAGGACGTAGGTTAGGGGATGTTGAGAAAGTTTGGGCTGATACCTCACTTGCACAAGCCGAACTCGGTTGGAAAATGCAGCATACCTTGGATGATGCTTTACTTACTGCTTGGAATTGGGAAAAGAGGTTGAGAGAAAGGAAAGGTAAATGA
- a CDS encoding O-antigen ligase family protein, with protein MIYLLSSRTGLFATSIVEVIGFTWISHKKVGILLKIIVISVIPIFLIVVIGMNKRINQIDKTNKNIYESRTSIRYYVNKVFDERIGIWKCVPSLIIKQPILGYGVGDAKSVLQNEYEKRNMIDGLKSRYNAHNQFLETLIGLGFVGFFSLLLLFIYPIFRLIRKGNNFIELMFLGILSINFLFESMLERVAGVIFFVLFYSLFFCFKETE; from the coding sequence ATGATCTATTTACTATCATCTAGAACTGGTTTATTTGCAACATCTATAGTTGAAGTGATTGGATTTACATGGATTTCCCATAAAAAAGTTGGTATACTATTAAAAATTATAGTGATATCCGTTATTCCTATTTTTTTAATAGTAGTTATTGGAATGAACAAACGAATAAATCAGATAGATAAGACAAATAAGAATATTTATGAAAGTAGAACCTCTATAAGATATTATGTAAATAAGGTATTTGATGAAAGGATTGGTATTTGGAAATGTGTACCTTCTTTAATTATAAAACAACCTATATTAGGCTATGGTGTTGGAGATGCTAAAAGCGTATTACAAAACGAATACGAAAAAAGAAATATGATAGATGGCTTAAAATCCAGATATAATGCACATAATCAGTTTTTAGAAACACTTATTGGTTTAGGATTTGTTGGTTTTTTTTCCCTTCTATTACTTTTTATATATCCTATTTTTCGATTGATTAGAAAGGGAAATAACTTTATTGAATTGATGTTTCTTGGAATACTTAGCATTAATTTTTTGTTTGAATCAATGCTTGAACGTGTTGCAGGAGTTATTTTCTTTGTATTATTCTACAGTTTATTCTTCTGCTTTAAAGAAACAGAATAA
- a CDS encoding OadG family protein, with protein MKMLAKKIAFTVGLVIIGFFSSAQSVEANQLSQGSGTGMILASLIIVLLLLFVMYIILKIINIYTVGKQKKNKEATAALEGKTAVHEEISGEVFAAISTALYLYETEQHDHESTILTINRAAKSYSPWSSKIYGLRQIPRK; from the coding sequence ATGAAAATGTTAGCAAAGAAAATTGCATTCACAGTTGGGTTGGTAATCATTGGGTTTTTCAGTTCTGCTCAGAGTGTTGAAGCCAACCAGTTGAGTCAAGGTTCTGGTACTGGTATGATTTTAGCTTCGCTAATCATTGTTCTTCTTTTATTATTCGTTATGTACATTATTTTAAAGATAATAAATATATACACAGTTGGTAAGCAAAAGAAGAATAAGGAAGCAACTGCAGCACTAGAAGGCAAAACTGCAGTTCATGAGGAAATATCAGGTGAAGTATTTGCAGCAATATCGACTGCGCTTTACCTATACGAAACAGAGCAGCACGATCACGAGTCGACAATACTTACTATAAATAGGGCTGCTAAGAGCTACTCACCTTGGAGTTCAAAAATTTATGGTTTAAGACAAATCCCTCGAAAATAA
- the mce gene encoding methylmalonyl-CoA epimerase — MQLSHIEHIGIAVKNLDEAIAFYEKVYGLKCYNVEEVKDQKVKTAFFMVGQTKIELLESTDPEGPIGKFIEKKGEGFHHMAFAVKNIEGALEETEKNGVTLIDKTPRKGAEGLNIAFLHPKSTLSVLTELCEDKNK, encoded by the coding sequence CATTGGAATTGCAGTCAAAAATCTTGACGAAGCAATTGCTTTTTATGAAAAAGTCTATGGACTTAAATGTTACAATGTTGAAGAGGTTAAAGATCAAAAAGTAAAAACCGCCTTCTTTATGGTTGGTCAAACAAAAATTGAACTTTTAGAATCAACCGATCCTGAAGGCCCAATTGGCAAATTCATCGAAAAGAAAGGCGAAGGATTTCATCACATGGCCTTTGCTGTAAAAAATATTGAAGGAGCATTAGAGGAGACCGAAAAAAACGGTGTAACCCTTATCGATAAAACTCCCCGAAAAGGAGCTGAGGGTTTAAATATTGCGTTCCTACATCCTAAATCTACCCTAAGCGTTCTTACCGAACTTTGTGAAGACAAGAATAAATAA
- a CDS encoding biotin/lipoyl-binding protein, producing MKEFKFKINGNDYNVNITNIDGTTAELEVNGTPYKVEIDKELKQTKTPKLVRAASVPSTDTHPTLAKTQSPGVATTGSIKSPLPGVILDVHIKIGDMVKRGQKILVLEAMKMENNIDSDKEGRVTEVKVKKGDNVLEGDVLIIIGE from the coding sequence ATGAAAGAATTCAAATTCAAAATAAATGGTAATGATTACAATGTAAATATTACCAATATAGATGGAACTACAGCTGAACTGGAAGTAAACGGAACTCCTTATAAGGTTGAGATTGACAAGGAACTCAAGCAGACAAAAACGCCAAAGCTGGTTCGTGCAGCATCTGTACCATCCACAGATACACACCCAACATTAGCTAAAACACAAAGCCCTGGCGTTGCAACAACTGGTTCCATAAAATCTCCATTACCTGGGGTTATACTCGATGTTCATATCAAAATAGGAGATATGGTTAAACGAGGGCAAAAAATCCTTGTACTTGAGGCGATGAAGATGGAAAACAATATTGACTCTGATAAGGAAGGGCGTGTTACCGAGGTTAAAGTGAAAAAAGGTGATAACGTTCTGGAAGGTGATGTTCTGATAATTATAGGAGAATAA
- a CDS encoding acyl-CoA carboxylase subunit beta: MSTSQEKKIQELIALREKAKLGGGEKRIEAQHKKGKFTARERLNMLLDEGSFEEFDMFVSHRCIDFGLEKESYLSDGVVTGYGTIDGRLVYVFSQDFTVFGGSLSEMFAAKICKIMDKAMKVGAPVIGINDSGGARIQEGVNSLGGYAEIFERNILASGVIPQLSAIFGPCAGGAVYSPALTDFIMMNKDTSYMFVTGPKVVKTVTGETVTSEELGGASVHSTKSGVAHFVSENEEEGIMLLRKLLSYLPQNNLEEPPLVSCTDPIDRLDDSLNEIIPDNANKPYDMKDVISSIADNGEYLEVQRDYAPNIFIGFARFNGQSVGVVANQPKYLAGVLDINASRKAARFVRFCDAFNIPIVTLVDVPGFLPGTGQEYNGIIIHGAKLLYAFGEATVPKITVILRKAYGGAYDVMSSKHLRGDINYAWPSAEIAVMGPKGAIEVLLSRELDNIEDEKAKVELLVRKEAEYKEKFANPYVAAKFGYIDDVIEPRNTRFRIIRALQALATKKDVNPPKKHSNLPL; encoded by the coding sequence ATGAGTACAAGTCAGGAAAAGAAAATTCAGGAACTAATCGCCCTCCGCGAAAAAGCAAAACTTGGAGGAGGGGAAAAGAGAATTGAAGCCCAACACAAAAAAGGGAAATTTACTGCTCGGGAGAGGTTAAACATGCTTCTTGATGAGGGTAGTTTCGAGGAATTTGATATGTTTGTGTCACACCGTTGTATCGATTTTGGATTGGAGAAAGAATCATACCTTTCCGATGGTGTAGTAACAGGCTATGGTACAATTGATGGTCGTTTAGTATACGTTTTCTCACAAGATTTTACAGTTTTTGGAGGCTCTCTATCCGAAATGTTTGCAGCTAAAATCTGCAAGATAATGGATAAGGCTATGAAGGTTGGTGCTCCTGTAATTGGAATTAACGATTCAGGAGGTGCTCGTATTCAAGAGGGTGTGAATAGCCTTGGAGGTTATGCAGAAATTTTTGAACGTAATATCCTTGCATCAGGTGTAATTCCTCAGCTATCTGCAATTTTTGGCCCTTGCGCTGGAGGTGCTGTTTACTCACCAGCTCTCACCGATTTTATAATGATGAACAAGGATACAAGCTATATGTTTGTAACTGGTCCCAAAGTGGTAAAAACGGTTACGGGTGAAACGGTTACGTCCGAAGAACTCGGTGGAGCCTCTGTACATTCAACAAAATCAGGCGTAGCCCATTTTGTATCTGAGAATGAAGAGGAAGGCATAATGCTTCTTAGAAAGTTATTAAGTTATCTCCCCCAAAATAATCTTGAAGAGCCACCATTAGTTTCTTGTACAGATCCTATTGATAGGCTCGATGATTCATTGAACGAAATTATTCCCGATAATGCAAATAAGCCTTATGACATGAAAGATGTTATAAGTTCTATTGCTGATAATGGGGAATATTTAGAGGTTCAGCGTGATTATGCTCCAAATATTTTTATTGGATTTGCTAGATTTAATGGTCAATCGGTTGGAGTGGTTGCAAATCAACCAAAATATCTTGCAGGGGTACTTGATATTAATGCCTCACGCAAGGCCGCACGTTTTGTTCGTTTCTGCGATGCATTTAATATTCCCATTGTCACCTTGGTTGATGTCCCAGGATTCCTTCCAGGAACAGGTCAGGAATACAATGGTATTATTATTCATGGTGCTAAATTGCTTTATGCTTTTGGCGAAGCCACTGTTCCCAAAATTACAGTTATTCTCCGAAAAGCTTATGGAGGTGCATATGATGTTATGAGTTCCAAGCATCTACGTGGTGATATTAACTACGCTTGGCCAAGTGCAGAAATTGCTGTAATGGGTCCTAAAGGTGCTATTGAAGTTCTTCTAAGTCGCGAACTCGACAATATCGAGGATGAGAAGGCAAAAGTTGAACTTTTGGTTAGAAAAGAGGCAGAATACAAAGAGAAATTTGCTAACCCATACGTTGCAGCAAAATTTGGATACATCGATGATGTTATTGAACCCCGAAATACCCGTTTTAGGATAATAAGGGCATTACAGGCACTTGCAACCAAAAAGGATGTAAATCCTCCAAAGAAACACTCAAACCTACCATTATAA
- a CDS encoding glycosyltransferase family 4 protein codes for MRILVVSQYFWPENFRINDFVVGMSQRGHEITVLTGKPNYPSGRFYEGYTFFNRRIEFYNGIKIIRSPLITRGNSGGVRLFINYLSFAFFASVCALFRVKGKYDLILVHQLSPVTVGIPAIILKKRFRIPIFFWVLDLWPESVEEASNIRNSSVIKLLTLLVKYIYKKSDRIFISSRSFSHSICEKNVEMSKIVYFPNWAEELYLSEAIQKSKFASLMPIGFKIMFAGNIGVAQDFESIINAAEIVRYNKEIHWIILGDGRKKQWLKDEIDKRQLTSNFHLLGSYPSEEMPNFFCHADAMLVSLKNSKILSLTVPAKVQSYLAFGKPILAMLNGEGAEIITEAKAGISCESGDYTMLAQSTEKMSNMDTNQLAQMGVNAKTYYNQHFNRKILFEKFENVYSELISFKA; via the coding sequence ATGAGAATTCTTGTTGTATCCCAATATTTTTGGCCAGAAAACTTTAGAATTAACGATTTTGTGGTTGGAATGTCTCAAAGAGGTCATGAGATAACAGTACTTACAGGTAAACCTAATTATCCTTCTGGAAGATTTTATGAAGGGTACACTTTTTTTAATAGAAGAATAGAATTTTACAATGGAATAAAGATAATTCGATCGCCTTTAATTACACGAGGAAATAGTGGAGGAGTAAGGCTATTTATCAATTATTTATCTTTTGCTTTTTTTGCAAGTGTTTGCGCTTTATTTAGAGTTAAAGGTAAGTATGATTTGATTCTTGTTCATCAGCTTTCTCCAGTTACAGTTGGTATTCCCGCTATTATTTTAAAGAAAAGGTTTCGAATACCTATATTCTTTTGGGTTTTAGATTTATGGCCTGAAAGTGTTGAAGAAGCGAGTAATATTAGAAATTCGAGTGTAATCAAATTGCTGACTTTATTAGTTAAGTATATTTATAAAAAATCTGATAGAATATTTATTTCATCGCGTTCTTTTTCACACTCTATATGTGAAAAGAATGTTGAAATGAGCAAGATTGTTTATTTCCCGAATTGGGCTGAGGAATTATATCTATCTGAAGCAATTCAAAAATCAAAATTTGCTTCTTTAATGCCAATTGGATTTAAAATAATGTTTGCAGGTAATATAGGCGTTGCCCAAGATTTCGAATCAATTATTAATGCTGCAGAAATTGTTAGGTATAACAAAGAAATTCATTGGATTATTCTTGGAGATGGTAGAAAGAAGCAATGGCTTAAAGATGAGATTGATAAAAGACAATTAACATCTAATTTTCACTTACTCGGTAGTTATCCTTCAGAAGAAATGCCCAACTTTTTTTGCCATGCAGATGCTATGCTCGTTTCACTCAAAAATTCAAAGATTCTCAGTTTAACTGTTCCTGCAAAAGTTCAATCTTACTTAGCTTTTGGAAAACCAATTTTAGCAATGTTGAATGGAGAAGGAGCTGAGATAATTACTGAGGCCAAAGCGGGGATTTCATGTGAATCAGGTGATTATACTATGCTGGCTCAAAGTACTGAAAAAATGTCTAATATGGACACAAACCAATTAGCTCAAATGGGTGTTAATGCGAAGACGTACTATAATCAGCACTTCAATAGAAAAATTCTTTTTGAAAAATTTGAGAATGTATACAGTGAATTGATTAGTTTTAAGGCGTAA